In a single window of the Magnolia sinica isolate HGM2019 chromosome 7, MsV1, whole genome shotgun sequence genome:
- the LOC131251325 gene encoding KIN17-like protein — protein MGKNDFLTPKAIANRIKAKGLQKLRWYCQMCQKQCRDENGFKCHCMSESHQRQMQVFGQNPNRIIDGYSEEFEAMFLEHMKRSHRFSRVAATVVYNEYIADRHHIHMNSTQWATLTEFVKYLGRTGKCKVDETPKGWFMTYIDHDSETLFKERLKNKRMKSDIVEEERQEQEIKKQIELAEKLMPASRNVSDEKSEPLPLQSEPIGKIAFSLGSSSKSVSMENSKSSKPVFEELETEAKANKIKNGDNRIKVGGVSALDDLMKEQEMAKERSNRKDYWLCEGIVVKVMSKGLAEKGYYKQKGVVVKVIDKYVGEIEMLDSKHVLRIDQEELETVIPQIGGLVRIVNGAYRGSNARLLSVDTNNFCAKVQVEKGIYDGRVLQAVDYEDICKVM, from the coding sequence ATGGGTAAGAACGATTTCCTCACGCCAAAGGCAATTGCCAACCGAATCAAAGCAAAAGGTCTTCAGAAGCTGCGTTGGTATTGCCAGATGTGCCAAAAACAATGCCGTGATGAGAATGGCTTCAAATGCCACTGCATGAGTGAGAGCCACCAGCGCCAGATGCAGGTCTTTGGCCAGAACCCTAACCGCATCATCGACGGCTACTCGGAGGAGTTCGAGGCGATGTTCCTTGAGCACATGAAGCGGAGCCACCGTTTCAGTCGTGTTGCTGCCACCGTCGTCTACAATGAGTACATTGCAGACCGCCACCACATCCACATGAACTCAACACAATGGGCTACGCTCACAGAATTTGTCAAGTACTTGGGCCGCACCGGGAAGTGCAAGGTCGACGAGACACCGAAAGGGTGGTTCATGACATACATTGACCACGACTCAGAGACTTTGTTCAAGGAACGACTCAAGAACAAACGGATGAAGTCGGACATCGTGGAGGAGGAGAGACAAGAGCAGGAGATCAAGAAGCAGATCGAGCTGGCTGAAAAATTAATGCCAGCATCGAGAAATGTATCTGATGAGAAATCCGAGCCACTGCCTTTGCAATCGGAGCCGATTGGCAAGATTGCTTTCTCACTTGGGTCGTCTTCGAAATCGGTTTCCATGGAGAATTCTAAAAGCTCTAAACCAGTGTTTGAAGAATTGGAAACTGAGGCTAAGGCAAACAAGATTAAAAATGGGGATAACCGGATAAAGGTTGGTGGTGTCTCAGCTTTGGATGATTTGATGAAAGAGCAGGAAATGGCGAAGGAGCGTAGCAACCGTAAAGATTACTGGCTATGCGAAGGAATAGTTGTGAAAGTCATGAGTAAAGGGTTGGCTGAGAAGGGGTATTATAAGCAGAAGGGGGTGGTTGTTAAGGTTATCGACAAATATGTTGGAGAGATTGAGATGCTTGATAGCAAGCATGTGCTTAGGATTGATCAAGAAGAGCTGGAAACAGTGATTCCACAGATCGGGGGTCTTGTGAGGATAGTGAATGGAGCATATCGGGGGTCGAATGCGAGGTTATTGTCAGTGGACACTAACAACTTCTGTGCTAAGGTTCAAGTAGAGAAGGGTATATATGACGGGCGAGTGCTTCAAGCAGTAGACTACGAGGATATTTGCAAGGTTATGTAA